A portion of the Planctomycetota bacterium genome contains these proteins:
- a CDS encoding DUF3553 domain-containing protein yields the protein MPKHQPAYGVFVSDAFLDDLTPEQREAASHIDGPLLILAGAGSGKTRVLTRRVGYLLAQGIPGGQICAITFTNKAAGEMRHRVEEVTGRKLPNFFGLADYSPTICTFHSLCLRILRTHGEELGFKPGFTIYDTADQTAAVKAALKSADVSSTNFTPSSVLSHISNAKNKLQTPDEFAGQATDFFQRNLAKIYKHYQSALEESNALDFDDMLMKVALGLRDNRAVLDQLQDRFHYLMIDEYQDTNHAQYILAHMLAMRHRNIAVVGDPDQSIYAWRGADISNILSFEDDYPDAKIVKLERNYRSTQNILDAATELIKNNTGRKEKGLFTDQGAGALIDVVHCQDEYDEADQVARWLQKLHDVEPRHNWEDMAVFYRMNSLTRVLEGALRQHQIPYQIVRGTEFFGRKEIKDALAYLKVIANPDDEVSLLRILNYPTRGIGQTTINTVIAHARHLGVSVYEALHNAESIDGLNARAVTAVGKFAKLMRKWRGMLDTAPAEPVDMFTGEFHEDGGPVQRVMEAVIAESGLEKAVRKEDPEGDRAANLSELVSSAAEFDAGEEGGTLVDYLAQIALLSDVDALQADGGAVTLMTLHAAKGLEFPAVAMIGLEQDCLPHSRAAMDPDQMEEERRLAFVGITRAQRHLMLSRAAVRTVRGERRPGTTSQFLKEIPEHLLDVDDRTGRGGFGSIGDFMPKVSSGLQVGDRVRHPKFGTGFVNAMDEIGSKVTVKFQHHGEKRLLLEFAKLQKIG from the coding sequence GTGCCCAAACATCAACCGGCCTACGGTGTCTTCGTGTCCGACGCGTTTCTTGACGACCTCACGCCTGAGCAGCGGGAAGCTGCCAGCCACATCGACGGCCCGTTGCTGATCCTCGCGGGAGCCGGGTCGGGCAAGACGCGTGTCCTCACCCGGCGAGTTGGGTATCTGCTCGCCCAGGGCATCCCCGGCGGGCAGATCTGTGCGATCACGTTCACGAACAAGGCCGCCGGCGAGATGCGGCATCGCGTCGAGGAAGTGACCGGGCGGAAGCTGCCCAACTTCTTCGGGCTGGCCGACTACTCGCCGACGATCTGCACGTTCCACTCGCTGTGCCTGCGCATCCTGCGCACGCACGGCGAGGAGCTCGGTTTCAAGCCCGGGTTCACGATCTACGACACCGCCGACCAGACAGCCGCGGTCAAAGCCGCGCTCAAGTCGGCCGACGTGTCCAGCACCAACTTCACGCCGTCCTCTGTTCTCTCCCACATCTCCAACGCGAAGAACAAGCTGCAGACGCCCGACGAGTTCGCCGGGCAAGCGACCGACTTCTTCCAGCGCAACCTCGCGAAGATCTACAAGCACTACCAGTCGGCTTTGGAGGAGAGCAACGCGCTCGACTTCGACGACATGCTCATGAAGGTCGCGTTGGGCCTGCGCGACAACCGCGCCGTGCTCGACCAACTGCAGGACCGGTTCCACTACCTGATGATCGACGAGTACCAGGACACGAACCATGCCCAGTACATCCTCGCCCACATGCTCGCGATGCGGCACCGCAACATCGCCGTCGTCGGGGACCCGGACCAATCCATCTACGCGTGGCGCGGGGCGGACATCAGCAACATCCTCAGCTTCGAGGACGACTACCCCGACGCAAAGATCGTCAAGCTCGAACGCAACTACCGCAGCACCCAGAACATCCTCGACGCCGCGACGGAGCTGATCAAGAACAACACCGGCCGCAAGGAGAAAGGGCTGTTCACCGACCAAGGTGCCGGTGCGTTGATCGACGTCGTTCACTGTCAGGACGAGTACGACGAGGCGGACCAAGTCGCCCGTTGGTTGCAGAAGCTCCACGACGTCGAGCCGCGGCACAACTGGGAAGACATGGCCGTCTTCTACCGCATGAACAGCCTGACCCGCGTGCTCGAAGGCGCATTGCGGCAACACCAGATCCCGTACCAGATCGTGCGCGGCACCGAGTTCTTCGGCCGCAAGGAGATCAAGGACGCGCTCGCCTACCTGAAGGTCATCGCCAACCCCGACGACGAGGTCTCGCTGCTGCGCATCCTCAACTATCCGACGCGCGGCATCGGCCAAACGACGATCAACACCGTCATCGCCCACGCCCGCCACCTCGGCGTGAGTGTCTACGAAGCGCTGCACAACGCGGAGAGCATCGACGGTCTCAACGCCCGCGCCGTCACCGCAGTCGGCAAGTTCGCCAAGCTGATGCGCAAGTGGCGTGGCATGCTCGACACCGCACCCGCCGAGCCGGTCGACATGTTCACCGGGGAGTTCCACGAGGACGGCGGCCCGGTGCAACGCGTCATGGAAGCCGTCATCGCCGAGAGCGGTTTGGAGAAAGCGGTCCGCAAGGAAGATCCCGAAGGCGACCGCGCCGCCAACCTCAGCGAGCTCGTCAGCAGTGCCGCCGAGTTTGACGCGGGCGAGGAGGGCGGGACGCTCGTGGACTACCTCGCACAGATCGCGCTGCTCTCCGATGTCGACGCGCTGCAGGCCGACGGCGGGGCGGTCACGCTGATGACGCTCCACGCGGCCAAGGGGTTGGAGTTCCCCGCGGTCGCGATGATCGGTCTGGAGCAGGACTGTCTGCCGCACAGCCGAGCGGCGATGGACCCGGACCAGATGGAAGAAGAACGACGACTCGCGTTCGTCGGGATCACGCGGGCTCAGCGGCACCTGATGCTCAGCCGTGCCGCGGTGCGCACCGTCCGTGGCGAGCGCCGGCCCGGCACCACGTCGCAGTTCCTCAAGGAGATCCCCGAGCACTTGCTCGACGTCGACGACCGCACCGGTCGCGGCGGGTTCGGCTCCATCGGCGACTTCATGCCCAAAGTCAGCAGCGGTCTGCAAGTCGGTGACCGCGTTCGACACCCCAAGTTCGGCACCGGCTTTGTCAACGCGATGGACGAGATCGGCAGCAAAGTCACCGTCAAATTCCAACACCACGGCGAAAAGCGCCTGCTCCTCGAGTTCGCGAAGCTGCAGAAGATCGGGTGA